The genome window CGGCGGGCCTGCGGCGCAGCTGTCCGCTGGGTGCGCTCCTCAGTTCGCCCCTTGGTGCGCCCCTCGGTGCCCCCTCAGTGCCCCGCGTGGGCGCTGTGGGTCAGGGGCTTGACGGGCACGCTCAGCTTCACTTCCTGCCGCTTCTTGTCGGCTTCCTGCACCACCAGGGTCAGGTCCACCTTCTCCCCTTCCTTCAGCTGGCGCTTCAGGTCGAACAGCATCACGTGGTAGCCGCCGCTGGCCAGGTCGACCGTCTTCCCGGCCGGCAGCTCGATGCCCTCCACGCGGCGCATGCGCATCACCTGGCCGTCCATGGCCATCTCGTGCAGCTCGGCGCGGCCGGCCGCCTCGGTGCGCACCTCGACCAGGCGCGCGGGCTTGGCCGATTGCAGTTTCATGAAGGCGCCGGTGCTCTTCTGCACCGGCACGGTGGCGCGGATCCAGGGCTCGCTCACGCTCACCTGGGCGAAAGCGGAGGCGCAGCACAGGCCGGCGGCCAGCAGGGCGATCAGTCGTTTGGTCATGATGTCCATGAAAATCGGGTGGTCCAGCGGCGATTATAGCCCTGCTGCGGGTGACTCAGTTCCCGCCGAACAGGTATTCGCGTTCCACCAGCACGGTCTCGACACCGTCGGTCAGCCAGACCTGGCCGTCCTGGATCGTGCACTGCAGCTGCATCGAGCGCTTGGCCAGCTTTTCGAGCTGGGCGCTGGTCTCGGCGGGAATGTTCACGATGGTGACGTTCCTGGCGCGGTCGATCTTGTTGGCCAGGCCCTTGAACCAGATGTTGCTGGTGGCGCTGTAGCTGTACACGAACACCCGCTCGGCGCGGCTGCTGGCCTTCATGATGCGTTTCTCGTCCGGCTGGCCGATGTCGATCCAGAGGTCGATCGCGCCGGTCAGGTCCTTCTGCCAGAGTTCAGGCTCGTCGACGTCGAACAGGCCCTTGGTGAAGCCGAGCGCCGGATC of Massilia sp. KIM contains these proteins:
- a CDS encoding copper chaperone PCu(A)C, producing MTKRLIALLAAGLCCASAFAQVSVSEPWIRATVPVQKSTGAFMKLQSAKPARLVEVRTEAAGRAELHEMAMDGQVMRMRRVEGIELPAGKTVDLASGGYHVMLFDLKRQLKEGEKVDLTLVVQEADKKRQEVKLSVPVKPLTHSAHAGH
- a CDS encoding YaeQ family protein codes for the protein MALKATIYKADLSIADMDRHYYGDHGLTIARHPSETDERVMIRVLAFALHADPALGFTKGLFDVDEPELWQKDLTGAIDLWIDIGQPDEKRIMKASSRAERVFVYSYSATSNIWFKGLANKIDRARNVTIVNIPAETSAQLEKLAKRSMQLQCTIQDGQVWLTDGVETVLVEREYLFGGN